TCTCTCCAGGCGTCGATAAGAAAAGTATGAAAGGATTACGATCACGGCTGCAACATGCCCTCAACCCCCTGCATGTCTATTGCAGATTGCGCACACTGGGTGTGACACATGGTGCCGCATCACGGATGACGCTTTGCTATGAGCGTGCATTGTATCGCCTGGTTCTCGCCTAGGACGATATGTCTTTCAGTGCCATTCCCGATGCAGGAGAACACTGCTTGCCTCCCCTCATGAGTTGTGGAATTGTGCCGACAACGGCATGAATGGAGGCTTATTGTGCGGATATATCTTGGCTTTGATGATACGGATGATCTTGATGCGCCCATGGGAACCGGGCGTTTGGTTCGGGAATTTGGCTATAAACTTCCCGATGGGTTTATTTTGCAGGGTATTGTCCGGCATCAACTCCCCCGTCTCGACACTATCCCGTTCACATCGAATAACAGTTCTGCATGTGCCATTATCGACATGACTGATGATGGGGCTCTCGATACGTTGCGCCGTCTGGCAATAGAGCATCTTGAAATTCATTGTGCACCCGGTAGTGATCCTGGCCTGTGTCTTGCCTGTGAATCGGATGTCACTCAGGACGTAGTTTCGTACGGCCAGTTGGTCACGAGTCGCAGGGTCACCCAGAAAGACGCCATGCGGACGGCAGGGGGTATAGATCTCTATGGACTGGGCGGAACCAATGACGGTATTATCGGTGCGCTGGCCGCTGTGGGGTTGACCAAGTACGGCTGGTGCGGTCGATTTATCGAATACGGGACACTTCGTGATCTTCCGGCGAATTTACACGTTCGAGAGCTGACAGATGCCGGTATAACCGTTGTGTCCGTTGACCGAGATCCGCTGGTCCCGCAACCGGATGACATGGTGGTCGATGCCAACTGGATTCGCCCTTCACTGTGGGCAGGGCAGCCCATGCTCCAATTGCGAAGAGTTCAACACGGCGTCTGGGAAACTGCTCATGGCAAGCGCAAGAAAAAACATGCGCCCGGCATGGGTAAAGGCAAAGCTGCTACTTTTGCCGGTACCGCGCAATAAAACTGTCGAGACGATCCCGTTGTTTTTCCATATGATGAATCCATGCGTCCAGAATTTCCAATCCTTCTGGCGTGATGGCATAGACACGCTTGGCCGGTCCGTCTCCTTCCGCATTCCATTTCGAGGTGACGAGACCCTCCTCATCCATTTGACGCAGATGGCGGTAGATCATGCCCGGAGGGGCATCGCCGCGTAGAAAACCATACTCGCCAATAGACTGGATTAATTGGTATCCGTAAGACTGGCCGCTGCTCAAAGCCATGAGCAGGGATGGCTGAACATATCTTTGCGGTTTGGAACCGCCAACTTTTTTCGACATTTTTGCAAAGTCCTTCTTGACTCTATGTGCTTCAAGGATATATATCTACTATAGACAATAATCCACAAAGTCACAATGCAAAGGAGAATGCCATGAAGATATTCGTCAGAGAGCGTCGTAAGTCAGACAAGGGTGACAAGAAACCGCGTTTCCGTGTTGTCGGAGTCCAAGGCGGTGACCTGAAAATTTATGCCAAGCGTATTCGCAAGGTGGAACTCGCGACCATAGCAGAGCAGACCGGCGCGGAAGTCGTGTACCTGCCCCGTGACGGAGAGGGAGAGGGCGGCGGCAAGTCCGAATAGCCTGTGAAACATGTATAAAAAGAGGCCGGAAGCTGTATGCTTCCGGCCTCTTTTTTTGGAATTTGGTTTACAGCTAATCCTTGTAGATGATCGTGCCGACATGCTCGCCGTCAAGCGCTGCATGGAGGTGTTCCGGGTGGCGCAGCACGTCGATGATCTGGAAAGACTTCAACGTCTTGGCGTTTTTGAGGAAGGTCAGGACAGGGCGCTCCACGATAAGGTCTTCGAGATCCATTTCGATGAGTTCATCCACATGGATTTTATCAAAGAACTTCAGGGTGTCCCGATTGCCCTTTTTCGGGTCGTTCTCGTACATACCCTTTTCGTCCTTCAAATAAATGAGGGATTTGGCGCCGATGTTTTCGGCCAGCAGGCAGGCACCCGAGTCAGTGCGGTGAGGCGGGATCGACCCGATCTCTGCCGGGTGTTCAAAGAATCCATAGGGCGGAATGCCCGTGGTGATAGGGATATATCCTTGCTGGCAGTACATGTGGAGCTGTTCCAGGTGTGCGCCGTGACCAATCATGGCGCCGCCGTGTTTGGCCAGGAGGACCGAAAGCATTTCCGCATTCTGGGCCGAAACCTTGTCGCCGAGTTTGGACAGAACGCCGGTGGGCATGCCTAGATCTATGCCGATATTGTAGACATGGCGGGCGCGTGTTCCGCCGCCGCACATGAGCAGAATTTTGTGTTTTTCCTTGGCTTTGACCAATTCATCGAGGATGGGGAACAGGGCTTTAGCCCCACGGTCCATGATGGACTGACCACCGATCTTGAGCACATTCACATCCGGTTGCATACGGAAATATTCATCGGCTTCAGTGCTTCTGAGCAATGCTTTGCCGACCAGTGATTCGCCCAGAAGGGGGGTATCTATGTGGAGTCTGCCCTTATCGCCTTTTTCTTTGATGAGTTTACCCATGCGGTTCCTCCAGAGTCGTTGTTTACAGTGTAGAGCAGATACTACCTGTACGGCTGAAAAACACAAGAAAAGGATATATGGTCATTGAGTTGTACAACCGTCTGACGGGAGCTCGCGGACGTCAAAAGATCACATGGCAACTGACCCGCCTGCATGAACGACGAAATCCGCCAAAAGGCGGATTCGAAGACTCCTTACATGTGGGAGTGACAAAAGATGATGAAATCTATTCGCTGAGCTCGGCGAGCTGTTTCCACATTCTGTCGAGCAGTTCGTCGATGCCATCCCCTCTCAGGGCGGAGATGAAGAATACTTCTTCGCCGGAGGCATCGATCTTGGCCTTGATATCGGCCAGCTCTTCATCGGTGAGCGTGTCGATCTTGTTGATAACCTTGATCTGCGGCTTGTTGCTCAGTTCGGCGTTGTATTCATTCAATTCCTGATTCAACATGTCGTATCCGTCGATGGGGTTGTCCCGATTGATATCTTCGGCCGCAAGAATATGTACGAGAAAGCGGTTGCGTTCCACATGTTTGAGGAAGGTTATGCCGAGGCCGCGGCCTTCGGAAGCGCCTTCGATAAGACCGGGGATGTCGGCTATGACCATGCGGTTGAAGTCTTCGTCCTCAATGACCCCGAGGTTGGGGACCAATGTGGTGAACGGATACGCCGCAATTTTTGGACGAGCTGCGGAAATTTTGGAGATGAACGTTGATTTACCTGCACTGGGAAGGCCAAGCAGACCGACGTCAGCCAGGATTTTCAGTTCCAGACGAATCTTCTTTTCCTCACCGGGAAAGCCTGGTTCGGCATAGCGGGGAGTTCGGTTCGTGGATGACTTGAAGTGCAGATTCCCTCTGCCGCCATTGCCTCCTTTGCAGATGATGATTTCTGTACCATCTTCTACCAGATCGGCTATAAGCTTTTCTTCAACGGTTCCATCTTCATTCTCGATGATCTCATAGATGAGTGTGCCAACGGGCAGATCGACGATCAGATCGTCGGCAGCCTTGCCATACCTGTCACGTCCCATGCCCTGTTCCCCGTTTTTGGCGGCATACATGCGCTTCAAACGGAAGTCGTACAGACTCATGAGTCGGGAAGATCCACGAAAAATAAGGTCTCCGCCCTTGCCGCCGTCTCCGCCATCAGGACCGCCTTTGGGTAGATTGGCTTCTCGTCGCAAACTGGCACAGCCGTTGCCGCCCTTGCCGGACATTACCTTGATGGTTGCTTCATCTACAAATCGCATGGAACATTACCTCTGCCGCATGTGGACGGCGGGAAAACAGCAAAACGGGCAGGGAGCGTTCTGCAACGCTCCCTGCCCGAGAAATGCATTTTAAACGAGAACTAGGCCTCGGAGGGCAGTACATGCACGCGGGTCTTGACGACCTTCTTGCGTGTGTACTTCTCGAACTGGACGAAACCGTCGACCAGAGCGAACAGGGTGTAATCCCTGCCCATGCCGACACCGTCGCCAGGGTGAAATTTCGTGCCGAGCTGACGAACGAGAATGTTGCCAGCCAGAACTTCCTGACCACCGAAACGCTTCACGCCACGTCTTTGTCCGGCGCTGTCGCGACCGTTTCTGGAACTACCACCAGCTTTTTTATGAGCCATTGTATCCTCCCCTCAACACTTTATGCGTTGATGGATTTGACTTTCAGTTGAGTGTAATCCTGACGATGTCCCTGAGTCTTGCGAGCGTCCTTTTTGGACAGCTTGTGAAAGACTACGACTTTCTCGCCGCGGATGTGGCCCAAGACTTCGCACTCGACTGTAGCACCCTGAACATAGGGTTCGCCAATCTTAGTGTCGCCGTCCTTGTCAAACAGGAGAACGGAATCGATGCTCAGGCTATTGCCCGCATCGGCCTTGAGTAAATCTACATTGAATTCAAGACCTTCTTCAACGCGGTATTGTTTTCCGCCGGTCTCGATGATAGCAAACATAATAAAAACCTCCAATTCGTAAGAGGAGGCAACCTATCCGCAACCCCCTGTGGAAGTCAAGCCCTCATATGCTTTTTTTGCGCTTTTTTTTGGAATTTCGACCTGCGGAGCCAATTCATACTAGATAGGGACGTCAAGATGATTCCTGCTGAGTTCGCGCCAAAACCAGAATATCCACGCCTAAGGCTCCGGCTTGTTTAACTGTTCTGGCGCATTCTCTCAGCGTTGCACCTGTGGTGTAGACATCGTCGACGAGCAACACGGTTTTTTCTGCCATGCACTTTGCCCTTGCAGCGAATGCATTTCTGATATTCTCCATCCGTTCCTTGTGGCCGAACCGCGTCTGGGGTGGCGTATTGCGGATGCGAGTCAGCCCGTCTTTCAAAACCGGAAGTTCAAATGTCTTGCCAATGATTTTCGAAATCTCCAGACTTTGGTTGAACCCTCGCCAAAGCAGTCTGCGAGTGTGCAGTGGGACCGGAACAATAATATCCGGCATGCGAGTGTGTTGCGCTTGAAAAGTGGTGCAT
The genomic region above belongs to uncultured Pseudodesulfovibrio sp. and contains:
- a CDS encoding PadR family transcriptional regulator, with product MSKKVGGSKPQRYVQPSLLMALSSGQSYGYQLIQSIGEYGFLRGDAPPGMIYRHLRQMDEEGLVTSKWNAEGDGPAKRVYAITPEGLEILDAWIHHMEKQRDRLDSFIARYRQK
- a CDS encoding uridine kinase; the protein is MGKLIKEKGDKGRLHIDTPLLGESLVGKALLRSTEADEYFRMQPDVNVLKIGGQSIMDRGAKALFPILDELVKAKEKHKILLMCGGGTRARHVYNIGIDLGMPTGVLSKLGDKVSAQNAEMLSVLLAKHGGAMIGHGAHLEQLHMYCQQGYIPITTGIPPYGFFEHPAEIGSIPPHRTDSGACLLAENIGAKSLIYLKDEKGMYENDPKKGNRDTLKFFDKIHVDELIEMDLEDLIVERPVLTFLKNAKTLKSFQIIDVLRHPEHLHAALDGEHVGTIIYKD
- the obgE gene encoding GTPase ObgE — translated: MRFVDEATIKVMSGKGGNGCASLRREANLPKGGPDGGDGGKGGDLIFRGSSRLMSLYDFRLKRMYAAKNGEQGMGRDRYGKAADDLIVDLPVGTLIYEIIENEDGTVEEKLIADLVEDGTEIIICKGGNGGRGNLHFKSSTNRTPRYAEPGFPGEEKKIRLELKILADVGLLGLPSAGKSTFISKISAARPKIAAYPFTTLVPNLGVIEDEDFNRMVIADIPGLIEGASEGRGLGITFLKHVERNRFLVHILAAEDINRDNPIDGYDMLNQELNEYNAELSNKPQIKVINKIDTLTDEELADIKAKIDASGEEVFFISALRGDGIDELLDRMWKQLAELSE
- the rpmA gene encoding 50S ribosomal protein L27 — translated: MAHKKAGGSSRNGRDSAGQRRGVKRFGGQEVLAGNILVRQLGTKFHPGDGVGMGRDYTLFALVDGFVQFEKYTRKKVVKTRVHVLPSEA
- the rplU gene encoding 50S ribosomal protein L21 encodes the protein MFAIIETGGKQYRVEEGLEFNVDLLKADAGNSLSIDSVLLFDKDGDTKIGEPYVQGATVECEVLGHIRGEKVVVFHKLSKKDARKTQGHRQDYTQLKVKSINA
- a CDS encoding ComF family protein, which encodes MDRSSMTDTPGLLHSLAHKIGLTAKRCPVCGVVMGSSGHMCESCTAAIPLRTGGYCPTCGLMSGRTDSPPSQCPECRLNPPPWDALYFHGQHADVLRELIISYKFNNNFGRSHFLSTLACTTFQAQHTRMPDIIVPVPLHTRRLLWRGFNQSLEISKIIGKTFELPVLKDGLTRIRNTPPQTRFGHKERMENIRNAFAARAKCMAEKTVLLVDDVYTTGATLRECARTVKQAGALGVDILVLARTQQESS